A region of the Variovorax sp. 54 genome:
CGGCCCTCGATCAGCCGCAGTCGCACCGTCGTCGCGTCGATGGCCAGCACCTCGAGCGCGCTGCGCGAGGGCAGCACGACGCGGCTGCCACCCGTCACCCCGAGGGTCACGAAGGCGTCGGTGCCGGTGATGAGCGTGTCGCCGGCCTGGATGGGCATGCCGGGCGTGAGCGCCTGTTCGGGGACGCCCGCGCGCTTGCGCGAGGCCCGGCCTTCGATCGCGGTGACCACCGCCGCGCCCTCGGGCACGAGCCGCCCGTCGGCAAAGTAAAGCACCGTGCCCGGCTGCAGCAGGCGCGGCTCGCCCACCTGGTTGCGCTGCTGCACTTCGGGCCAGCGCAGCGGCGTGTCCAGCTGCTGGCCCGAGATGCCCCACAAGGTCTCGCCGGGCTTCACCACGTGCGGCGACTGCGCGTTCGCGGCCATCGCGGCGACGAGCAGTGCGGCACCGGCCACGAGGCGATGCAGGCGAGGCCTGGTGTCGCGCGTCGCCATCACGCATCCACCTGCGGTTGTTGCGTGGCTTCGAGCCGGTAGCCGCGGCCATAGACCGTGCGCAGGCTCAGCCCGCTTTCGGCTTCGAGGCCGAGCTTGCTGCGCAGCCGGTAGATGTGGCTGTCCAGCGTGCGCGAAGGCAGCTCTTCGGTGCTGTAGCCGGCGCTTTCGAGCAGATGGGCGCGCGACACCACGTCGCCCATGTGCTGGAACAGCGTCAGCGCCAGCTTGAATTCACGGTCGGTGAGGGCATGCCGCTGCGGCGGGGCGTCGTCGCCCGGCGCGGGATGGATCAAGACGCTTTGCGACACCCGTTCGAACTCCCAGCGGCCGAAGCGCTCGCCGTCGGACGGCGCCACCGGCACGCGCCGGGCCATCAGGCGCTGCACGCGCGCACGCAATTCCAGCGGTCGGAAGGGTTTGACGATGTAGTCGTCGGCGCCGAGGGTGAGGGCCTCCACCACGTCGTGCTCGGAGGCACGCGAACTCAGCATGAGCACCGGCACCTTGTCGGTCTGCCACTTGCGCAGCCATTGCAGCAATTCGACGCCCGCCAGCCCCGGCACGTTCCAGTCCAGCACCAGCAGGTCGAAGCTTTCCCGTCGCAGCGCCTGCTGCAAGGTCGACCCATTTGAAAACGTGATGCAAGTCACATTCGTCTCGCCAATTGTTAACAGCTGCTCCAGTGTGCGCACGAGGTGCGAGAGCTGATTCGGGTCGTCTTCAAGGATGGCGATGCGCATGGACTCCAGAGGTGGCGGGGACAATTTTGACAGTGAATCCGCGCCCGAAATCTGACGAATTCCGCAGCGTGAATGTCAGCAACATTGTTGGCGATGGTTATGAAGTAGTAAAGAAATTCACAAATGCAGACAAAAGCTGGCTGCAATTCTGACCAAACCTCACGCGGGCCCCTTGGCCTTCGGAGGCCCCCGACATCATCCGCCCCCTGTAGCGCCACCCGGCGCTCCGATCACTCCACATCTCCGGTTATCTCCGCCCGCCATGTCGCGTTCATGCGGAGCAGTGCCGGGCTGAATTCGAGGAACTGGGGAAATGAACAAGTCTTATCGGTCCATCTGGAATGAGGCGCTTGGCGCCTGGGTTGCCGCGTCGGAAATCGCCTCCGCGCGAGGTAAGAAAAGCCGCAGCGCGCAACGCCAGCTCGCGGCGCTGGGCCTGGGCATGCTCCTGCTGGGCGGACCGGCGCTTGCGCAGGTGGGGGTCATGACGCCGGACCCGGATCCCAGTGCGTGGTTGACGATCGGCCCGGAGCCGGGTGCGGGTGTGCCGAACAAGGGCGTTCTGATGCCGCGTGCCGCCTTGACCGACGCCACGACCTGGGGGCTCGTCGCGCCCACGCCGATCGAAGGCATGGTGGTCTTCAACACCACCGCCGGGACCTCGGCCAATGGCCTCGGCGAGGGGCTGATGACCTGGAAGGGCGGGCGCTGGGTGAATGTCGACGAGACGCCGTACCTGCATGTGAACTCGACCGCAGTCGGCAATTCGACGCAGGCCAATTCGGGCGCCATCGGCGTCAACAGTGTGGCGATCGGGCCGGATGCGAAGGCGATCGCGGACGACACCGTGGCCATGGGCAACGGTGCCGAAGCACACAAGCTGGGCGACATCGCCATCGGCCGTGCTGCGATTGCGAACGGCGGCGACCGCCTGACCGGCCCCACCGAAAACTGGAGTTCCGTGGCGGTGGGCACCTATGCCTCCGCCACCGAAGGCAATTCCGTGGCCCTGGGCGGCTCTGCCAAGGCCGAGGGACGCGGCACCGCGCTGGGTTCGCGCGCCGAAGCCGGCTACGACGCCGTCGCAATCGGCACGTATGCAGGCATGGGCCGCCCCGCCAAGACCGACCCCAACGATTTCAGCAACGGGCTCAACACCTTCGTAGGCAGCGGCTCGGGTGCGAGTGGCAATGGCGCCCGCAATTCGTACGTCGGCAACCAGGCGGGCGTCAATGTCCGAGGCGACGAGAACGCCGGCATGGGCTACGGCGCGGGCGGCCTTTCGGTCGGCAGCCGCAACGTTGCGGTGGGTCAACGCGCGGGCCAGTTCGTGACGGGTGACCAGAACATCAACCAAGGCACGATGGCGGGCCTGCAGTCCAAGGGCAGCAACAACATCGCGCTCGGGACCCTTGCCAGTGCCAACCTGGCGCTGGCCTCGCAAGACCCGAACAGCCCCGTCTCCGCGGCCGCCGTGCAGGCGGCGAGCCTGGCGGCGCAGACCGAGTACATGGGCTTTCTTGCCACGCGCGGCGTGACGGAGGCGGGCCTGGCCGACGGTACCTACACCCTGGACGCCAGCGGCAACGTCATCGAAGCCAGCAGCGGCAACGTCCTGGTCACCGCCACCGAACTGCAGGCCTCGGTCACCAAGGCGTTTCAGCGCAACGGCGTGGCCGGCATCGATGCCAGCCGCACGACGGCCATCGGCCATCAGTCGCGCGCCACCAGCGACGATGCCGTGGCGCTGGGCTCGTCGGCCGTCGCCGGCGACCAGGCCGCCGTGGCCATCGGCAACGCGAGCAAGGCCTTCGGTGTTTCGAGCGTGGCTGTGGGCGACAGCGCCTTCGCACAAGGCGAAACCTCCATTGCCGTCGGCAAGGGCGCGCAGGCCAACGGCGCGCAATCGATCAGCATCGGCACCGGCAACGTCGTCAACGGCAACAACAGCGGCGCCATCGGCGACCCGAGCGTGATCGACGGGGCCAACAGCTACAGCGTGGGCAACAACAACACGCTGGGCGCGGCAGCGACCAATACCTTCGTGCTGGGCAACAACGTGAACGTGAACGTGGCCAATGCCACGGCGCTGGGCGACTCGACCAGCGTGACCGTGGCCGACGGCGTAGCGCTGGGCAGCAAGTCGGTGGCGAGTACGGACAAGGGTGTGGCGGGTTTCGACCCGGCCACAGGCACGGCTTCGACGGACACGTCGGCCACGTGGAAGAGCACGCTGGGCGCGGTGAGCGTGGGCGGGAACGGCCAGACGCGGCAGATCACGAACGTGGCGGCGGGCACGGCGCCCACCGACGCGGTGAACGTGGCCCAACTGAAGGCGGGACAAACGCACTACTACAGCGTGAACTCCACGGTGACTGGCGCTGGCAGTAACTACAACAACGATGGCGCCACGGGCGCGGGCGCCCTCGCCGCAGGTGTTGGAGCCCAGGCCACCGGCACTGATGCCGTCGCCATTGGCGCGGGTGCGGTCTCGTCGGGTGCCAACGGGGCGACGTCCGGCAGCACCGTGGCTGTCGGCGTGAAGTCCAACGCGAATGGTTTCTCGTCGGTGGCGGTGGGCGATCGCGCGATTGCAGCCAATTTTGCCGATGTCTCTCTGGGCTCTGAAGCGGGCTTTTCGGCGGGCACCGGCCAATACAACACGGCCCTGGGTGCCGGGGCCGGCAAGAATGCCTCTGGCGATCACGCTACGGCCGTGGGCAATGGCGCTCTGTCGGACTCGAGCGGTGTCTTCAACACGGCGACGGGTAGCGGGGCGGGCGCGGGCACCGCGGGCGATGCCAACGCCGCGTTCGGCGCGCTTGCCGGAAGCGGCGTCACGGGCAACAACAATGTCGCCGTCGGTGCAGCTGCCGGGTTCGGCGTGACGGCCAGTGACACAGTGAGCGTCGGCGGCGGCGCGTTGGCCGGGAAGGACCGCGCGGTTGCTCTCGGGTACGAAGCCAAGGCCAGCGCGGTCAACAGTGTGGCGCTAGGTGCGGAATCACAGGCTACGCAGGACGCGGCGGCCTTGCAGGCCAAGGCGGCCTACGCACCGCTGACCGCCACCGGCACGCCGGCGGCCGTGGCCGGCACCATGCCGGTGGGCGAGGTGTCAGTAGGCAGCGCGGGCAAGGAACGCCGCATCACCAACCTAGCGGCGGGCGCGGACAACACCGATGCGGTAAACGTGGCACAACTACAGGCTGTATCCAGTACAGCGGCTGCGGGCGCCGTGCATTACTACAGCATCAACTCCACCTCTACCGGCGCGGGGAGCAACTACGATAACAGCGGCGCGACAGGACCTAACGCGATTGCAGCTGGCGTGAATGCCACGTCATCGGGCAGCGGTTCCACGGCGATGGGCTACAACAGCAATGCAACGGGCGCTGGTGCCGTGGCAATTGGTCAAGGCGCTGTTGCGGCCGTAGCTTCGGTGGGAGGTACCGGCGGCGTGGCCGTTGGTAATGGCGCGCAGACCGTCGATGGAGTGGCCCTGGGCGCCAATGCGGTGTCAAAAAGTGGCGTTGCTATCGGCTCCAGCGCGCAGGCACAGACGTCCAATACGGTGTCTATCGGCACACAAGCTGGCACGGGTTCGACCAGCGCGGGTGGCGATATCAACATCGGCATCTTGGCGGGCCAGAATTCTTCTGGCAATGGTCAGAACACGAGCATCGGTGCGGGCGCAGGCAGTGGCTTGAGCGGCCAGCTCAACGTCAGCATCGGCAGCCTGGCGGGACAGGGAATGGTGGGCAACAGCAACACCAACTTCGGTAGCCAAGCGGGCGCGGCATCCAAGGGCAATGTCAACACCAATCTCGGGCTGAACGCCGGTGTGTTGGGCAGTGGCAATCTGAACGTCAATCAAGGCGCGGCGGCGGGCGCTGGGGTGATCGGCAACGGCAATGTGGCAATTGGTGCGGGTGCCAATGCACCTCAATACAGCGTTGATCCGACCACGGGTGCGGCGACACCGGTCAGCGGCAAATCGGCGTTGACGGTCAGCAACACCGTGGCTGTGGGCAATGGCACGGTGGCTGGGGCGAACAACGCCATCGCCATTGGTCAAAACGCACAGGCCACGGGCGCAAGCAGCATCAGCATCGGCACTGGCAACACCGTCAACGGCAACAACAGCGGCGCCATCGGCGACCCGAGCACCATCGACGGCGCCAACAGCTACAGCGTGGGCAATAACAACACGCTGGGTGCGGCGGCCACCAACACCTTCGTGTTGGGCAACAACGTCAACATCAACGTGGCCAATGCCACGGCACTCGGCGACTCGACCAGCGTGACCGTGGCCGACGGCGTGGCACTGGGCAGCCAGTCGGTGGCCAGCACGGACAAGGGCATGGCAGGCTTCGACCCGGCTAAGGGCGCAGCCTCGACGGACTCCTCGGCCACGTGGAAGAGCACGCTGGGCGCCGTGAGCGTGGGCGGCAACGGCCAGACGCGGCAGATCACGAACGTAGCGGCGGGCACGGTAGCAACCGACGCGGTCAATGTGGCCCAACTGCAAGCAGCGCAGACGCACTACTACAGCGTGAACGACAACGGCACGCCAGGTGGAAACTACGCCAACGACGGCGCCACCGGCGTCAACGCACTGGCGGCGGGCGTGGGCACCCAGGCGAACGGCGAGCGCAGTGTGTCCATCGGCTATCTGGCAGGCGAGGGCGCCAGCGCCGGCCTGGCCGGCCAGAACAACGTCAGCGTCGGCAACGAAGCGGGTCGCGGTGTCGTGGGCTCCAGCAACACCGCCGTCGGTTCCGCCGCGGGCAAGGATGTCGTCGGCAGCTCGAATGCGGCGTTCGGCATCGCGGCGGGCCAGAGCGTCCAGGGCGACTACAACCTGGCGATGGGCGTCTACAGTGGCATCGGGACCAAGGGCACCTACAACACCGCGATCGGCGGCAGCGCGGGCCAGTCAGTGACCGGCAACGACAACATCGCCATGGGCGACCTGTCGGGCGCCTCCGTCTCAGGCGATACGAACATCGGCATCGGCGCGGTGGCCGGCGCGGGCACCACAGGCAGCAGCAACATCGCCATCGGCACCTTCGCGGGCATCGTCGATACGACGACGCTTGCCGGCATCACCGCCGACAACACGGTGAGCATCGGCAACAGCGCTGTGGCCAGCAAGAACGATGGCGTTGCCATCGGCCGCCAGGCGCAGGCCAGCGCGGTCAACAGCGTGGCACTAGGGGCCGAATCGCAAGCCACGCAAGATGCGGCTGCCTTGCAGGCCAAGGCGGCGTACGCACCACTCACTGCGGCCGGCACGCCAGCCACGGTGGCCGGCACTGTGCCAGTGGGTGAAGTGTCCGTGGGCAGCGCGGGCAAGGAACGGCGCATTACCAATCTGGCAGCCGGTTCAGACGACACCGATGCGGTGAACGTGAGCCAGCTCAAGGCCGTCGATGCGACCGCCAATGCGGGCTGGAGCGTGGCCGCCAACGGCGAGGCTACGGGTGGCAATGTCGCTCCAGGCGCGAAGGTCGATTTCAGCAACTCGGACAGCAACATCGCGATTACGCGCACGGGCACGGATCTCGACTTCAAGCTGGCGGATGACGTGAAGGTCAACAACAGCGTGACCGTGGGCCAGAGCGTGCTCAACACCACGGGTCTGACCGTGAATGACGGCGCAGGCAGCGTAACGAAGACGTCGGCAACGGGAACCACCGTGACCAACGGCACGACGACCACGGCGGTTGCTGCCGGCGGCGTGACCAGTGGAACGCTCAACCTGAGCGGGGTGACGAACGACCTTCAAGGCCTGAGCAACAAGACGCTGACCGATCCGAGCTTTGCTACGGTGGGGCGTGCAGCTACTGAAGAGCAGCTCAAGATCGTCAACGACACAGCCAGCGCGGGTTGGAACGTGGCCGCAAACGGCGAAGCCACAGGCGGCAATGTCGCACCGGGCGGCAAGGTCGACTTCAGCAACTCCGACAACAACGTCACGATCACGCGAAGCGGCACGAACCTCGACTTCAAGTTGGCTGACGACGTGAAGGTCAACAACAGCGTGACGGTGGGCCAGAGCGTGCTCAACACGACGGGACTGACAGTCAACAACGGCACGACCACCACCGTGGTCGCAGCCGGCGGCGTGACCAGCGGCAACGTGAATCTCAGCGGCGTCACCAACGACATCAAGGGCCTGAGTAACACCACGCTCACTGACTCGAGCTTCGCCACGGTGGGCCGTGGGGCTACCGAAGAACAGCTCAAGATCGTCAACGACACGGCCAGCGCGGGCTGGAATGTCGCGGCCAACGGCGAAGCCACCGGTGGCAACGTCGCGCCGGGCGGCAAGGTCGACTTCAGCAACTCCGACAGCAACATCGCCATCACGCGAAGCGGTACGAACCTGGACTTCAAGCTCGCTGACGACGTCAAGGTCAACAACAGCGTGACGGTGGGGCAGAGCGTGCTCAGCACTACCGGCCTGACCGTCAACAACGGCACCACGACCACGGCTGTTGCGGCCACTGGCGTGACCAGCGGCAACGTGAATCTCAGCGGCGTCACCAACGACATCAAGGGCCTGAGTAACACCACGCTCACTGACCCGAGCTTCGCGACGGTCGGCCGGGGGGCTACCGAAGAGCAACTGAAGGTCGTCAACGACACGGCCAGTGCAGGCTGGAATGTCGCGGCCAACGGCGAAGCCACGGGCGGCAACGTCGCTCCTGGCGGCAAGGTCGACTTCAGCAACTCCGACAGCAACATCGCGATCACGCGCACAGGCACGAATCTCGACGTCAAGCTGGCCGACGACGTGAAGGTCAACAACAGCGTGACGGTGGGGCAGAGCGTGCTCAACACGACGGGCCTCACGGTCAACAACGGCACGACGACCACCTCGGTGGCGGCGGGCGGCGTGACCAGCGGCAATGTGAACCTCAGCGGTGTCACCAACGACATCCAGGGCCTGAGCAACACGACGCTGAGCGATCCGACGTTCGCGACGGTGGGCCGTGGCGCCACCGAAGAGCAACTCAAGCTGGTCAACGACACGGCCAGCGCAGGCTGGAACGTCGCAGCCAACGGCGAAGCCACGGGCGGCAATGTTGCATCGGGCGGCAAGGTCGACTTCAGCAACTCCGACAGCAACATCGCCATCACGCGCACCGGCACGAATCTCGACTTCAAGCTGGCGGACGACGTGAAGGTCAACAACAGCGTGACGGTGGGTCAGAGCGTGCTCAACACCACGGGCCTGACGGTCAACAACGGCACGACGACCACGGCTGTGGCCGCTGGCGGCGTGACCAGTGGGACGGTCAACCTGAGTGGCGTGACGAACGACATCCAAGGTCTGAGCAACAAGACGCTGACCGATCCGACGTTCGCGACCGTGGGCCGTGGCGCCACCGAAGAGCAGCTCAAGCTGGTCAACGACACCGCCAGCGCGGGCTGGAATGTCGCGGCCAACGGCGAAGCCACGGGCGGCAATGTGGCGCCGGGCGGCAAGGTCGACTTCAGCAACTCGGACAGCAATATCGCGATCACGCGCACGGGAACGAACCTGGACTTCAAGCTCGCTGACGACGTCAAGGTCAACAACAGCGTGACGGTGGGGCAGAGCGTGCTCAATACCACCGGCCTGACGGTCAACAACGGCACCACGACCACCGCCGTGGCCGCCGGCGGCGTGACCAGCGGGACAGTCAACCTGAGTGGCGTGACGAACGACATCAAGGGTCTGAGCAACAAGACATTGACCGATCCGAGCTTTGCAACAGTAGGCCGCGCAGCCAGCGAAGAGCAGCTCAAGCTGGTCAACGACACCGCCAGCGCGGGCTGGAATGTCGCGGCCAACGGCGAGGCAACCGGCGGCAACGTCGCACCGGGCGGCAAGGTCGACTTCAGCAATTCGGACAGCAATATCGCGATCACGCGAAGCGGCACGAACCTGGACTTCAAGCTGGCTGACGACGTGAAGGTCAACAACAGCGTGACGGTGGGCCAAAGCGTGCTCAACACCACAGGCCTCACGGTCAACAACGGCACGACGACCACCGCAGTGGCCGCCGGTGGCGTGACCAGCGGCAGCGTGAACCTCAGCGGTGTCACCAATGACATCAAGGGTTTGAGCAACAAGACGCTGACCGATCCGACGTTCGCGACCGTGGGCCGTGGGGCCACCGAAGAGCAGCTCAAGCTGGTCAACGACACGGCCAGCGCAGGTTGGAACGTGGCCGCCAACGGCGAAGCCACGGGCGGCAATGTCGCTCCAGGCGGCAAGGTCGATCTCAGCAACTCCGACAGCAACATCGCCATCACGCGCAACGGCACGGACCTCGACTTCAAGCTGGCTGACGAC
Encoded here:
- a CDS encoding response regulator transcription factor; this translates as MRIAILEDDPNQLSHLVRTLEQLLTIGETNVTCITFSNGSTLQQALRRESFDLLVLDWNVPGLAGVELLQWLRKWQTDKVPVLMLSSRASEHDVVEALTLGADDYIVKPFRPLELRARVQRLMARRVPVAPSDGERFGRWEFERVSQSVLIHPAPGDDAPPQRHALTDREFKLALTLFQHMGDVVSRAHLLESAGYSTEELPSRTLDSHIYRLRSKLGLEAESGLSLRTVYGRGYRLEATQQPQVDA
- a CDS encoding ESPR-type extended signal peptide-containing protein, which encodes MNKSYRSIWNEALGAWVAASEIASARGKKSRSAQRQLAALGLGMLLLGGPALAQVGVMTPDPDPSAWLTIGPEPGAGVPNKGVLMPRAALTDATTWGLVAPTPIEGMVVFNTTAGTSANGLGEGLMTWKGGRWVNVDETPYLHVNSTAVGNSTQANSGAIGVNSVAIGPDAKAIADDTVAMGNGAEAHKLGDIAIGRAAIANGGDRLTGPTENWSSVAVGTYASATEGNSVALGGSAKAEGRGTALGSRAEAGYDAVAIGTYAGMGRPAKTDPNDFSNGLNTFVGSGSGASGNGARNSYVGNQAGVNVRGDENAGMGYGAGGLSVGSRNVAVGQRAGQFVTGDQNINQGTMAGLQSKGSNNIALGTLASANLALASQDPNSPVSAAAVQAASLAAQTEYMGFLATRGVTEAGLADGTYTLDASGNVIEASSGNVLVTATELQASVTKAFQRNGVAGIDASRTTAIGHQSRATSDDAVALGSSAVAGDQAAVAIGNASKAFGVSSVAVGDSAFAQGETSIAVGKGAQANGAQSISIGTGNVVNGNNSGAIGDPSVIDGANSYSVGNNNTLGAAATNTFVLGNNVNVNVANATALGDSTSVTVADGVALGSKSVASTDKGVAGFDPATGTASTDTSATWKSTLGAVSVGGNGQTRQITNVAAGTAPTDAVNVAQLKAGQTHYYSVNSTVTGAGSNYNNDGATGAGALAAGVGAQATGTDAVAIGAGAVSSGANGATSGSTVAVGVKSNANGFSSVAVGDRAIAANFADVSLGSEAGFSAGTGQYNTALGAGAGKNASGDHATAVGNGALSDSSGVFNTATGSGAGAGTAGDANAAFGALAGSGVTGNNNVAVGAAAGFGVTASDTVSVGGGALAGKDRAVALGYEAKASAVNSVALGAESQATQDAAALQAKAAYAPLTATGTPAAVAGTMPVGEVSVGSAGKERRITNLAAGADNTDAVNVAQLQAVSSTAAAGAVHYYSINSTSTGAGSNYDNSGATGPNAIAAGVNATSSGSGSTAMGYNSNATGAGAVAIGQGAVAAVASVGGTGGVAVGNGAQTVDGVALGANAVSKSGVAIGSSAQAQTSNTVSIGTQAGTGSTSAGGDINIGILAGQNSSGNGQNTSIGAGAGSGLSGQLNVSIGSLAGQGMVGNSNTNFGSQAGAASKGNVNTNLGLNAGVLGSGNLNVNQGAAAGAGVIGNGNVAIGAGANAPQYSVDPTTGAATPVSGKSALTVSNTVAVGNGTVAGANNAIAIGQNAQATGASSISIGTGNTVNGNNSGAIGDPSTIDGANSYSVGNNNTLGAAATNTFVLGNNVNINVANATALGDSTSVTVADGVALGSQSVASTDKGMAGFDPAKGAASTDSSATWKSTLGAVSVGGNGQTRQITNVAAGTVATDAVNVAQLQAAQTHYYSVNDNGTPGGNYANDGATGVNALAAGVGTQANGERSVSIGYLAGEGASAGLAGQNNVSVGNEAGRGVVGSSNTAVGSAAGKDVVGSSNAAFGIAAGQSVQGDYNLAMGVYSGIGTKGTYNTAIGGSAGQSVTGNDNIAMGDLSGASVSGDTNIGIGAVAGAGTTGSSNIAIGTFAGIVDTTTLAGITADNTVSIGNSAVASKNDGVAIGRQAQASAVNSVALGAESQATQDAAALQAKAAYAPLTAAGTPATVAGTVPVGEVSVGSAGKERRITNLAAGSDDTDAVNVSQLKAVDATANAGWSVAANGEATGGNVAPGAKVDFSNSDSNIAITRTGTDLDFKLADDVKVNNSVTVGQSVLNTTGLTVNDGAGSVTKTSATGTTVTNGTTTTAVAAGGVTSGTLNLSGVTNDLQGLSNKTLTDPSFATVGRAATEEQLKIVNDTASAGWNVAANGEATGGNVAPGGKVDFSNSDNNVTITRSGTNLDFKLADDVKVNNSVTVGQSVLNTTGLTVNNGTTTTVVAAGGVTSGNVNLSGVTNDIKGLSNTTLTDSSFATVGRGATEEQLKIVNDTASAGWNVAANGEATGGNVAPGGKVDFSNSDSNIAITRSGTNLDFKLADDVKVNNSVTVGQSVLSTTGLTVNNGTTTTAVAATGVTSGNVNLSGVTNDIKGLSNTTLTDPSFATVGRGATEEQLKVVNDTASAGWNVAANGEATGGNVAPGGKVDFSNSDSNIAITRTGTNLDVKLADDVKVNNSVTVGQSVLNTTGLTVNNGTTTTSVAAGGVTSGNVNLSGVTNDIQGLSNTTLSDPTFATVGRGATEEQLKLVNDTASAGWNVAANGEATGGNVASGGKVDFSNSDSNIAITRTGTNLDFKLADDVKVNNSVTVGQSVLNTTGLTVNNGTTTTAVAAGGVTSGTVNLSGVTNDIQGLSNKTLTDPTFATVGRGATEEQLKLVNDTASAGWNVAANGEATGGNVAPGGKVDFSNSDSNIAITRTGTNLDFKLADDVKVNNSVTVGQSVLNTTGLTVNNGTTTTAVAAGGVTSGTVNLSGVTNDIKGLSNKTLTDPSFATVGRAASEEQLKLVNDTASAGWNVAANGEATGGNVAPGGKVDFSNSDSNIAITRSGTNLDFKLADDVKVNNSVTVGQSVLNTTGLTVNNGTTTTAVAAGGVTSGSVNLSGVTNDIKGLSNKTLTDPTFATVGRGATEEQLKLVNDTASAGWNVAANGEATGGNVAPGGKVDLSNSDSNIAITRNGTDLDFKLADDVKVNNSVTVGQSVLNTTGLTVNDGAGNVTKTTAAGTTVTNGTTTTVVAAGGVTSGNVKLSGVTNDIQGLSNTTLTDPSFATVGRAATEEQLKLVDTTASKGWNVAANGEATGGNVAPGGKVDFSNSDSNIAITRSGTDLDFKLADDVKVNNSVTVGQSVLNTTGLTVNDGAGNVTKTSAAGTTVTNGTTTTVVAASGVTSGTVNLSGVTNDIRGLSNKTLTDPTFATVGRGATEEQLKLVNDTASAGWNVAANGEATGGNVAPGGKVDFSNSDSNIAITRNGTGLDFKLADDVKVNNSLTVGQSVLNTTGLTVNDGTGNITKTSAAGTTVTNGTTTTAVAAGGVTSGSVNLSGVSNDIKGLSNKTLTDPSFATVGRAATEEQLKLVDVTASKGWNLSANGEASPQNIAPGGTANFANGDNMVVTRNGNTLTVATAKDVKFDSVTTGDTVMNNAGVTVGPNVTLGATGLTIVGGPSVTTAGVNAGGKVITNVAPGVANTDAVNVSQLKDTVAESKTKYYSVNSTGGGNENNDGATGADAIAAGKDAQATAVNAVAMGTAAQAAGISATSIGNAAWAMGDRSTAVGYFSTANGIDSAAFGAWARAMGNGSLAAGAGANAAGVASLAVGAGSTAVADGGAALGAGSVADRAAGAKGYVPPDATAAQSDAIAKTTSTTGAVGVGDVANGVFRQITGVAAGSAPSDAVNVAQLQAVASQAAAAGNKWITGSPTTYVAPTSKGADSTAVGSGAVVNADKGVAVGTGAVVTTKNSVALGNDSKTSDAKPTESVTIRGTTYEFAGTKPVGVVSVGDKGAERQITNVAAGEISATSTDAVNGSQLNATNQAINNLTTGGTGIKYFHANSKEADSSAIGAESVAIGPKAVATGNNAIATGNGAQAKAAGSIALGANSTASSANSVALGDGAVANRAGMNGQREMFSNTVVQSAQGAVSVGSAGNERQITNVAGGTQATDAVNVRQLQAVQQSAVRYDTNVDGSVNYNSVTMGNGASTGPVTMQNVAPGVAPTDAVNVQQLNQSGAANMAYTDARANALGGEIRNVAKNAYAGVAAAMAVQMPGTSVPGKTVMRVGYGTFKGESAVGISFRRTAENNGWSMTGGVGMSRAGAAATVGAEWVFN